One region of Miscanthus floridulus cultivar M001 chromosome 19, ASM1932011v1, whole genome shotgun sequence genomic DNA includes:
- the LOC136528410 gene encoding mRNA-decapping enzyme subunit 2-like, giving the protein MPSLATISVLEFFSSTNFPDLSHPCLVKQPGILLLKKSFSPFPWVDLHGMGWKAEASWSILCGKWNKDEEDHTSAIREILVALGFAL; this is encoded by the exons ATGCCGTCGCTGGCCACCATCTCCGTGCTAGAGTTCTTCAGCAGCACCAACTTTCCAGACCT GTCTCATCCGTGTCTCGTCAAGCAGCCCG GAATTTTGCTTCTCAAAAAAAGCTTTTCTCCGTTTCCATGGGTTGATTTGCATGGAATG GGATGGAAAGCTGAGGCCAGCTGGAGCATTCTTTGCGGAAAGTGGAATAAAGATGAGGAAGATCACACATCTGCCATTAGAGAA ATCCTGGTAGCTCTGGGATTTGCTTTGTGA